The DNA sequence TGAAGCTGATATTTTGCGTAAAGCTATGGGGAAAAAGCAAATTGCGGTACTTGATAAAATGAAACCCAAGTTTATTGAGCAAGCAAGCAAAAAAGGCCATGATGCTAAAATTTTAGAAAAAGTTTGGAAGGATTGGGAGGCTTTTGCAAGTTATGCTTTTAATAAATCGCATTCTACGTGTTATGCCTGGATTGCCTATCAAACGGCTTATTTAAAGGCGCATTATCCTGCGGAGTATATGGCTGCAGTATTGTCTAACAATATGAATGATATCAAGCAGGTAACGTTCTTTATGGAAGAATGTAAACGTATGAAATTAGATGTTCTTGGACCTGATATTAATGAGTCATTTTATAAGTTTTCCGTAAATAAAGATAATGCAGTACGATTTGGTATGGGGGCTATAAAAGGTGTGGGGCATGGAGCGGTTATGACTATTGTTGAAAATAGAAAAAAAGATGGCCATTACAAGTCTATTTTTGATTTTGCTAAGCGAATTGATTTAAGAGCTGCTAATAAAAAAGCTTTTGAAAATCTCGCATTAGCAGGTGGTTTTGATGGATTGGGTGATACGCATAGAGCACAATATTTTCACGATGATGGTGACGGCATTACCTTTTTAGAAAAAGCCATTAAATATGCGCATAAACATCAAGAAAATGAAAATTCAGCCCAAGTAAGTTTATTTGGAGAAGCGAGTGATGTGCAAATAGCCGAACCCCAAGTGCCTCCCTGTGAAGAATGGGGTACTATGGAAAAGTTGAGTAAGGAACGAGAAGTGGTAGGTGTTTATATTTCTGGACATCCGTTGGATGATTTTAAAACAGAAATGAAAACATTTTGTAATGCTACAGTTGGTATGTTTTCTACATTAGAGCCTTATGTTAATAGGGAGTTGGTTTTTGGAGGTGTAGTGACTGATGTACAGCATCGTGTTAGTAAACAAGGCAAAGGTTGGGCATTGTTTACTATTGAAGATTATACCGATAGTTATGAATTTAGAATTTTTGGTGAAGAATATTTAAAGTTTCGGCACTTCTTAATGAAGAGTAATTTTGTATTTGTAAAAACCTTTGTTCGAGAAGGCTGGGTAAATAAGGATACAGGTAAAAGGAGCGACCCACGGTTGCAATTCAATAATTTTCAATTGTTACACGATGTGATGGAAAATTATGCTAAAAAATTATCAATTCAAGTTGATATCAAAGATTTAAATGAACAGAAAATTATCGCTTTAAAAGAATTAATTCACTTATATCCAGGAAATCAGATTCTTAATTTTGTGGTGTATGATACTAAGGAGAAAATAAAACTTAACATGCCTAGTCGAAAACAAAAAGTAAAGGTATGTCAAGAGTTAATAAGTGAATTGGAGGCACAAGATGTCATGTTTAAGTTGAATTAAACCAGACAGCAATTTGTTACACGGTATAAATAAGTGAAGCATTAAAAAAAGTAAATAAAAAAAGGGGATAATATCATTATCATCCCCTTTTCAACTACTAATCAACTAATATAAACAAACTACTATTCTGTTATTTCAATAATACCAACAACCTCATAAGCTCTGGTGTTATTTATTTGTATTTTCTCGTACAAAATATTAGCGTATTCAAAATACGTTTGACCGTCAACAATTACTTTTTCATAATCATTTGGTAACTCATATACTATGGTTCCTATTTCTGGATCTACAACTTCGTAAGCGTTGTTTGTTTGAATGTAAAAAATACCTTGTGCATTAAAATAATTGTAATTATTGTGTCTAACTATCACATAGTTAGTGGGTAGTACGTTTACTCTAAAACCAACTTTAGGAGCAATGACAATATAGCGACCTCTAGATTGTGTGTAATATTTGTTATTTGCATAGTAATAATTTTGACCATTTTGTTTTACAATGGTTTTGTTTGGTAATGTTCTTACAGTCAATACTTTACGTTGTGGTGTTTTGTAAGTAACTTTTGTACTTGATATTCTTCTGCTTGTTGTGTTTATTTTAGTAGGATTTGTTCTTGTTTCCGTTTTATTAATAGTGGTACTACTTCGGCGTGTTTGTGCTGAAACTTGTGTTGAAATTGCCACTAAAAATATTGAAGGTAGAACGATTTTTTTTATTATAGCTTTCATAATTTTTAACTTTTATATCATTTAACGTACTATTTATATCAATACTATGACTTTTCTTGGTATTGATAGTTTAAAGGTATTTGCATTTTTCGTGTAAAAAAAAGCAAATAGACGTTTGCTAATATTGTGTCTATAAATAAGTTGATTTTATAGATGTGTTTGCTATTTGTATTAACACTACTAACAAATAGAAATAAAAAAGGCATACTTCATAAGTATGCCTTTTTATTATTTTATATCAAAAAAGTATTATTTTAATAAATCAAGTAAGCCTGTTAACTCTGTAAGGTTTAAGCTTGAGCTGCTGTCAGTATCTAAAACATTAAAATTTTCTGCTACTGAACCAATAGCTTCTGTTGAGCTAATAGCTTCATCGTTATTAGTGTCTAACAAATTAAAAAGCGTTGATATTTGTTGTACCGTTGAATTTGAACTTAAAGAACTTAGTAATGTTGCAGCTTGAGAAACGTTTGATGTATTTAAGTTTTTAACACTATTACAACTAAACAGAGAGGAAGCTAATGCTAATGAAAGTACGATTTTTTTCATAATATAATTTTATTTTATTTGACCGCGAAATTAACTCTATCTCCAATAAATGAAAAAGAAAATAGACAAACCTTGTTTTTGTATCTCTTAATTATAAAGATTTGTAGACGAATTAAAATCGTTTACTAAATTATTTTATAATAAGTAACCCTTAAGAATTAAGTGAGTTAGTATTTATAAATGCCAAAAATTTTGGTTTATATTGTTCTGATACTGTAATGCGTTGTTTGTTGATGATTATTTGGCTGCGCTCAATAATATCAATGTTTTTTAAAGAAACTATATATGACCGATGTACACGCATGAAGTGTGTTTCTGGAAGCTCTTCTTCTAAAGATTTTAAACTCATTAAAGTTAAAACGGGTTTTGGATTATCTCTTAACCATATTTTAATATAATCTTTTAAGCCTTCAAAATATAAAACATCTGCTAACTTAATACGGAGTTGTTTGTATTCTGATTTTACAAAAAGGAACTCTTTTGCTTCAGAAATCATACGGCTTTTTTTTCCTTTTACAAGCTCAAACCAAGTATTTGCTTTGTTTGCTGCGGTTAAGAACTCGGCATAATCAAAAGGTTTTAATAAATAATCTAAAGCTTCAACTTTAAAGCCCTCTAAGGCATATTGGTCGAATGCGGTGGTAAAAATAATTCGAGTTTCTTTGGGGAGCATTTTTGAAAATTCAATACCTGTTAAATCTGGCATTTGAATATCTAAAAAAAGCAAGTCTATCGGTTCATTTTTAATAAACTCCATAGCTTCAATGGCACTATTGCATTTTTTTTTAAGAATTAAAAACGGTGTTTTTTTTACATAATTTTCAACTAAATTAAGAGCCATTGGCTCGTCGTCCACAATAACACAAGATATTTTTACACTCATAATTTACTTGGTTTCAATTTCTAAATGCGCTATAAAACAGTTGTTTTTTACAAAGGTACTAAAGCTATTCTTGTTTGGATATAACAATTGTAGCCGTTTTTTAATATTTGGAATGCCTATTCCAGAGCCACTCTTGTCATCAGTTTTTTTAGGAAAATTATTATTTTTAATTGTAAATAATACAGACGTTTCACGAGTGCTCATTTCAATTTTTATTTTACTTTCTTTACTTGCGGAAACCCCATGTTTAAAAGCATTTTCAATTAATGAAATGAACAATAAAGGTACTATTTTAATTCCAGTTTCTTCTGAAGGGAAATTATAATTTACGGTGGTTTTATCTGAAACCCTTAGCTTCATTAAATCGATATACTTTTTCATAAATTCAATTTCTTTTGAAAGTGTTACCAATTCTTCATTAGTTTCATATAACATATACCGCATTAACTTGCTTAAACTATGAATGGATGTTTTAGCTTGTTCTGGCGAAATATCTACCAAAGCGTAAATATTGTTTAAGGAATTAAAAAAGAAATGAGGTTGCAATTGGTAATGCAAGAGCTGTAGCTCAGACTTTAATTTAAAATTAGCGGCTTCTTTCCGTTCATTTTCTGTTTTTACCCAACGCTGGGTTGTTTTAATAGCAATTGAAAATAACAAAGGAGCCATGTAAGAAACCATTTGAACGTAAATAAACATTTTAAAGGGTGGGCCTGAATTATCACCACTACTTGGACGTTTTTTAGCAATTTCCTGAAAAAAATTATTTTCAATTGTTTCTTTGGAATAAATGAATAGTGCTATGCAAATTACATTAATACAAATAAACCAAATTGTTTTTTTAGTGAATAGCAATTTATCTATAAGCACAAAGAAATTTAGATAAAACAAAATAGCAGATAATGCTAAGGGAATCCAAAAATGAATGATGACTCTATTAATGTCCTGCTCTTGCCCATAAGATAATAAGTAAGGCATGCTAAAAAGTACAAACCAAACTAAAATGTGTGAGAGTATCGTGATATTTTTATTTTTTATCATTTTGATTCCATGTATTAATCCCAACTATTTTTAGTTGATAGAGCATATTTCCCTGCACCAGTAAAAAACAAAACTAAAGCACCGAAAGCATACAATAAAATAAGTTCAATTTGAAGACCTCCAGTTTTTGATAGTGCAAACAAATTTTCTGAATGAGCAAGTAACATAGCAGCTATCATCCCTAAGAAAAATACAAGAGCTGCCAATCGTGTTCTAAAACCAATTAAAATAAGTATAGGGGCGATTAACTCTGTAATGTAGACACCATAGGCCATAAATTCTGGAAAACCTACTCCTGTTAGCATACTTTTAATGCCATTAAGATGACTCAATTTGGCCACACCATGAAACAGCATGAGTACAGCAACTGTAATCCTTAAAATTAAATAACCGATATCACTATTTTTTTTCATCTTTATTATGTTTAATTTGTTATCTGTAATTACTCGTAACGCAATGCTGTAATTGGATCTAATGCTGATGCTTTTCTTGCAGGGTACCATCCAAAAAAGATGCCGGTTACGGCGCAAACAGCAAAGGAAATCACTATAGAATACAAAGCTACACTGGTAGGCCAATTTAAGAATTTTTCGATAAAGACCGTTGCTCCCAGACCTAAGATTACACCTAAAAGTCCTCCCGTGATGCTTATTAAAATGGCTTCAATTAAAAACTGCATTAAAATATCGGAACCTTTGCCTCCTACTGCCATTCGCAAACCAATTTCTTTTGTGCGTTCTTTTACAGATACATACATGATATTCATAATTCCAATACCCCCAATTAATAAAGAAATTCCAGCAACGGCAACTAATAGAATGGTTAACATTTCACTTGTTGAACTAAATGTTGAAATTAACTCTTCCATAGAACGCACCGTAAAATCATCATCTTCGGTATCCATTAATTTGTGTTGTGAACGCAAAATCTCGGTTACTTGCTCTACGGCTTCTGGAGCATCATCTTCACTAATTGCTGAAGCCATGATTTGATTTAAATAATCGATGGCCAAAATACGTTTTTGTACAGTAGTATAAGGAGCAATCACAACATCATCTTGGTCTTGTCCAAAGGTATTCTCACCTTTTTCTTCTAAAACACCAATTACTTTAAATGGAATATTATTAAATCGAATCATTTGGCCTACAGGGTCTTGGCCATCTGGAAATACATTCTCGACCACTGTTTGCCCAATTAGAGCGACTTTTGAAGCTGATTGTACTTCGGCATCTGTGAACATACTACCGCTTTGTAAACCAACAGCTTTTATTTCTAAATACTCCGGATTAACACCATAGATGGAAGACGGCCAGTTGTTAGGGCCATTAATGACTTGTCCACCACCATTTACTACCGGTGTGATATTGCTTAATAAGGAGGCTTGTTTTTTTATTTCTTTATAATCTTCTAAAACCAGTGTTTGCACATTTCCGCCACTTCCTCTTGCAGGGCCTCGGTCATCAGCTCCAGGTCTAATAGTTATCATATTAGAGCCCATACTTGAAATGGTGGCACGGATACTTTCTTTAGAGCCTTCACCGATAGCTAACATGGCGATTACGGAAGCTACACCAATGATGATACCTAACATAGTAAGTAACGTTCTTGTTTTATTTAAAACAATTGCTTTGTAGGCAATTTTAAGTAAGTTTAATAGTCTCATAATTAATGATCTTCTAAAGGTAATTTTGCTAATTCGCTTGCTGCGGATTGTATCTTGTTATTTTGGTAATCCTGTATGATATTACCATCCTTAAGTACAATAGTTCTACTGCTAAATGTTGCAATATCAGGCTCGTGCGTTACAAAAGTGATGGTGATTCCTTGCTTGTTTAGGTCTTGGAATAGGGACATGATTTCGTAAGATGTCCTCGTATCTAAGTTTCCTGTAGCTTCATCGGCTAAAATCATTACCGGATTGTTTACCAACGATCTTGCAATGGCAACACGTTGTTGCTGCCCACCAGAAAGTTGTGAAGGTGTATGATCCATTCGCTCTCCTAATCCTACCATTTCTAAAGCTCTAATAGCTCTTTTTCTACGTTCTTCAGTAGAAACTTTACTGTTGTATAGTAATGGCAATTCTACATTTTCTAAGGCGGAAGTTCTTGCTAATAAATTATAGGACTGAAAAATAAATCCAATTTTTTCATTTCTAATAGTGGCTAACTCGTTTCTACTGAGGTCTTTTACTTTTACACCGTCAATTTCATAAGTACCAGAAGTAGGCTGATCTAAACAACCCAGAATATTTAGCATGGTACTTTTTCCAGAACCACTAGATCCCATAATGGTGACAAACTCGCCTTCTTTTATATCAAACGAAATCCCTTTTAAAGCATGAACCGTTTCGCTACCCATGGTGAATTCACGCTTCAAGTCTTCTATTTTAATAATATCTTTACCCATGATGTTTTTATTTTTTCTTAGCTCCTGGACGTTGTGGCATAAACGGACTTTCGTTAGCTCCAGCTGGAGGTCCAGCTTCTCCTTTGGTCACGCCTTTTAAGCTATACACTAATTGTTCTCCTTCTGAAATTCCGCTTAACACTTGAACATTAACACCATCACTAGCACCTAAGGTTACGGTTGTAGGTGTAATACTTCTATCCTTTCCTAGTACCCATAATACATTTTTTGATGTAGTTGGATGAGCTGTAGTTTCAGGTAATTCATGATGCATATTGTAAGTTGACAATGTTTCAGTATCTGGGCTAAAATTGATGGCCTTGGCTTCTGCTGTTAAAACATTATTCAATTCTAAAGTATAAATGGAAATGGTTGCTGTTAAACCCGGTTTTAATTTTAAATCTTCATTTTCTGCTTTAACAATTACAGTATAAGTTACTACATTTGAGGTTATTGTGGGGTTTAGGC is a window from the Pseudalgibacter alginicilyticus genome containing:
- a CDS encoding sensor histidine kinase; translation: MIKNKNITILSHILVWFVLFSMPYLLSYGQEQDINRVIIHFWIPLALSAILFYLNFFVLIDKLLFTKKTIWFICINVICIALFIYSKETIENNFFQEIAKKRPSSGDNSGPPFKMFIYVQMVSYMAPLLFSIAIKTTQRWVKTENERKEAANFKLKSELQLLHYQLQPHFFFNSLNNIYALVDISPEQAKTSIHSLSKLMRYMLYETNEELVTLSKEIEFMKKYIDLMKLRVSDKTTVNYNFPSEETGIKIVPLLFISLIENAFKHGVSASKESKIKIEMSTRETSVLFTIKNNNFPKKTDDKSGSGIGIPNIKKRLQLLYPNKNSFSTFVKNNCFIAHLEIETK
- a CDS encoding ABC transporter permease; translated protein: MRLLNLLKIAYKAIVLNKTRTLLTMLGIIIGVASVIAMLAIGEGSKESIRATISSMGSNMITIRPGADDRGPARGSGGNVQTLVLEDYKEIKKQASLLSNITPVVNGGGQVINGPNNWPSSIYGVNPEYLEIKAVGLQSGSMFTDAEVQSASKVALIGQTVVENVFPDGQDPVGQMIRFNNIPFKVIGVLEEKGENTFGQDQDDVVIAPYTTVQKRILAIDYLNQIMASAISEDDAPEAVEQVTEILRSQHKLMDTEDDDFTVRSMEELISTFSSTSEMLTILLVAVAGISLLIGGIGIMNIMYVSVKERTKEIGLRMAVGGKGSDILMQFLIEAILISITGGLLGVILGLGATVFIEKFLNWPTSVALYSIVISFAVCAVTGIFFGWYPARKASALDPITALRYE
- a CDS encoding DoxX family protein, translating into MKKNSDIGYLILRITVAVLMLFHGVAKLSHLNGIKSMLTGVGFPEFMAYGVYITELIAPILILIGFRTRLAALVFFLGMIAAMLLAHSENLFALSKTGGLQIELILLYAFGALVLFFTGAGKYALSTKNSWD
- a CDS encoding ABC transporter ATP-binding protein — protein: MGKDIIKIEDLKREFTMGSETVHALKGISFDIKEGEFVTIMGSSGSGKSTMLNILGCLDQPTSGTYEIDGVKVKDLSRNELATIRNEKIGFIFQSYNLLARTSALENVELPLLYNSKVSTEERRKRAIRALEMVGLGERMDHTPSQLSGGQQQRVAIARSLVNNPVMILADEATGNLDTRTSYEIMSLFQDLNKQGITITFVTHEPDIATFSSRTIVLKDGNIIQDYQNNKIQSAASELAKLPLEDH
- a CDS encoding LytR/AlgR family response regulator transcription factor; protein product: MSVKISCVIVDDEPMALNLVENYVKKTPFLILKKKCNSAIEAMEFIKNEPIDLLFLDIQMPDLTGIEFSKMLPKETRIIFTTAFDQYALEGFKVEALDYLLKPFDYAEFLTAANKANTWFELVKGKKSRMISEAKEFLFVKSEYKQLRIKLADVLYFEGLKDYIKIWLRDNPKPVLTLMSLKSLEEELPETHFMRVHRSYIVSLKNIDIIERSQIIINKQRITVSEQYKPKFLAFINTNSLNS
- a CDS encoding DUF6515 family protein, translating into MKAIIKKIVLPSIFLVAISTQVSAQTRRSSTTINKTETRTNPTKINTTSRRISSTKVTYKTPQRKVLTVRTLPNKTIVKQNGQNYYYANNKYYTQSRGRYIVIAPKVGFRVNVLPTNYVIVRHNNYNYFNAQGIFYIQTNNAYEVVDPEIGTIVYELPNDYEKVIVDGQTYFEYANILYEKIQINNTRAYEVVGIIEITE